One window of Magallana gigas chromosome 2, xbMagGiga1.1, whole genome shotgun sequence genomic DNA carries:
- the LOC105343421 gene encoding large proline-rich protein BAG6 isoform X1, translating into MIDVTVKTLDSQNKSFSVEEEMTVRQFKEKIADSINISADTQRLIFQGRVMQDEKLLKDYNVHGKVIHVVHRLPPTARPPSSTPGGATPTTRPSAPRDVNSFVIGSVSVPSDSVDADEIQNIVQDAISGMGEMGRNARVSTRTSNDGSSVDVHIHLGQGQVESESQQRINQARQMLRVARENLQLLENRQRGNEESSSPMESSSASPPQSNTSQQAREENSDVAMESDESQTPSQSQSQAEETSSQSQEPSQSNSQSQEPGQNNSQSQQPSQGAAGTSQNGTSQEQPRMVRPRISALGEVLNEVHEINRRFQPFLERYQQLLLDDPELSAQELQENTQLCNLVGEISHAIGHCYHNLSDLMIDLNQPRPRHLYAAFVSPPVQTTLIHQQTIPVHINASPRPRRPNQPMPTTTSTSTSTPTPPTNTSGSQTERTSTQSAGTSTGPTFSSGATGIPPEGSEPLFQMFDMGPDSVTEISAHVIPTERDMPPGSVHVSTAPSTNGNIPAIPPDLIQNIVSSVVMGHIDPSGRIQANVPGGSRTFAEGTMPTLSSTTPSNTTTINSSSTQTGTGPTNSTETQTAATVSNTSGTQTRPRAAAFMMPGLPGGIPPGLHGMSGMPGMGGMRGVDPYLPCSSRHFLRQQVRNAASQGAQVEISMPNMPNLMANVMGQLHTQQSGPRATGPAGASRTTNTASAMGSTPTVRPTASTTTNPTSTSSSTTGPIPNFQFASFPGGPGIPAGVSIQMGSIPGMPLPGMFGPGQIGNLIGNLMGGAQGRFRPGGPVNPPTAGTTPPQGNRPRPASQPPGNTGTPAGGQPTDGQQGEPMFVQMLRTMLSGAQQQSGSTSTPNTTASTPAGSSTTTTTSSSTSSSSTSSSTEPVMTDDVFASLVQGISGIVTRTALGQGPPETIANFLSGLGESHQIVPGEGFIHDVFNVAANHLTFPNLIQVFYGSGQPLDQLRRPLQQFLRDGILNGREASAENIVQAVDTLVNDMQEELTETASVSEVKPHIDLVETWNNFFRAQLISIITFIMRAESDGGFGQELYNRIRVALSLLIVLTRHCLVGGMSGLQSLIHNRLQYITRGVNPMIQQWMISVTTQQLDQFLPTITVTEAEMTTYLVLKKDKKDKKKPEVAPKPSPMDTTSPGASQPEEREMKQMEVESSKAAEAAAQPSTSRMVNGNNSNGLKPDTALKPEPAGAAVGAEGWEKEIPEEWVPVINGDVQKQKQQRHQPPFSDAYLDGMPPKRRRLMTQDRPGDLANTSQSLTDQLSRAVRAAGVEPISSMENLRAEASTNTELQSAYEQQVNNTIAHRVAHDKDYKKDRFPNTQAFVDEDENQ; encoded by the exons ATGATAGATGTAACAGTGAAGACACTGGACTCTCAAAATAAGAGTTTCAGTGTTGAAGAAGAG atGACTGTCCGCCAGTTTAAAGAGAAAATAGCAGATTCCATT aATATTTCTGCTGACACACAAAGGCTGATTTTTCAAGGAAGAGTAATGCAGGATGAAAAGCTTCTCAAAGATTATA ATGTTCATGGAAAAGTCATACATGTGGTCCACAGACTTCCTCCTACTGCCCGTCCCCCAAGCTCCACCCCAGGAGGTGCCACACCTACAACACGCCCCTCTGCTCCACGGGATGTAAACAGTTTTGTCATTGGATCTGTCTCTGTGCCCTCAGATTCAGTTGATGCTGATGAAATCCAG AATATAGTACAGGATGCTATAAGTGGCATGGGAGAGATGGGAAGAAATGCACGAGTATCAACACGCACTTCT AATGATGGGTCATCTGTAGATGTACACATACACCTTGGTCAAGGACAAGTGGAAAGTGAATCACAACAGAGGATAAATCAGGCCAGACAGATGTTGAGAGTGGCTCGTGAAAACCTGCAATTACTAGAG AATCGACAGAGAGGAAACGAAGAATCTTCATCACCAATGGAAAGTAGCAGTGCGTCACCCCCGCAAAGTAACACTTCTCAACAGGCACGGGAGGAAAACAGTGATGTTGCCATGGAAAGTGATGAGTCACAGACTCCCAGCCAATCACAGTCTCAGGCAGAAGAGACCTCTAGCCAATCACAAGAGCCAAGCCAGAGTAATAGCCAATCACAAGAACCAGGCCAGAACAATAGCCAATCACAACAGCCTAGTCAAGGGGCAGCTGGCACATCTCAGAATGGAACTTCACAAGAGCAACCAAGGATGGT ACGTCCACGCATATCTGCCTTGGGAGAAGTACTGAATGAGGTTCATGAAATAAATCGCAGGTTTCAGCCTTTTCTTGAAAGATATCAACAACTTCTTTTGGATGATCCAGAACTGTCTGCACAG GAACTACAAGAGAACACACAGCTCTGTAATTTGGTGGGAGAAATAAGTCATGCAATAGGTCATTGTTACCACAACTTGAGTGACTTAATGATAGATCTGAATCAGCCACGTCCAAGACACCTGTATGCAGCATTTGTCTCCCCTCCCGTACAGACAACACTAATACACCAACAAACTATACCAGTTCACATCAATGCT TCACCTCGACCAAGAAGGCCAAATCAACCTATGCCGACGACTACATCAACTTCTACATCCACCCCCACTCCTCCTACAAACACTTCTGGATCACAG ACAGAGAGAACAAGTACCCAGTCTGCTGGTACCAGCACTGGACCTACTTTCTCGTCAGGAGCCACAGGAATTCCACCCGAGGGCTCAGAGCCTCTGTTCCAGATGTTTGACATGGGTCCAGATTCGGTGACAGAAATTTCGGCTCATGTTATTCCTACAGAGAGAGATATGCCACCAGGATCTGTACATG TATCTACTGCCCCCTCTACCAATGGCAACATCCCAGCCATCCCTCCAGATCTGATACAGAACATAGTATCCTCTGTAGTCATGGGACACATAG ACCCATCTGGCAGAATTCAAGCAAATGTTCCAGGAGGAAGTAGGACCTTTGCTGAAGGTACCATGCCTACCCTTTCTTCAACTACCCCTAGCAATACAACAACAATCAATTCAAGTTCTACCCAAACTGGCACAGGGCCAACAAACTCTACAGAGACACAGACTGCAGCCACTGTTTCAAACACCTCTGGCACCCAGACTCGTCCTCGTGCTGCAGCGTTTATGATGCCAGGCTTACCTGGTGGAATTCCCCCGGGACTCCATGGTATGTCTGGTATGCCTGGGATGGGAGGAATGCGGGGTGTAGACCCATACTTACCTTGTTCATCAAGACATTTCCTGAGACAACAAGTGAGAAATGCTGCCAGCCAAGGAGCGCAAGTAGAG ATAAGCATGCCAAATATGCCAAACTTAATGGCAAATGTCATGGGTCAGTTACACACCCAGCAAAGTGGGCCCAGAGCCACGGGGCCAGCCGGTGCCTCACGAACCACCAATACAGCATCTGCCATGGGGTCAACACCAACAGTCCGCCCTACTGCCTCTACAACAACCAACCCAACATCCACTTCAAG TTCAACAACAGGCCCAATTCCAAACTTTCAGTTTGCATCATTTCCGGGCGGGCCCGGAATTCCTGCGGGTGTCTCCATACAGATGGGAAGTATTCCTGGAATGCCACTTCCAGGAATGTTTGGTCCAGGACAGATAGGGAATTTAATTGGAAATTTGATGG GAGGAGCACAAGGAAGGTTCAGACCCGGTGGCCCTGTCAACCCCCCTACAGCAGGAACCACCCCTCCCCAGGGTAACAGACCCAGACCTGCATCACAGCCCCCAGGTAACACAGGGACCCCAGCAGGTGGTCAGCCAACCGACGGACAGCAGGGGGAACCCATGTTTGTACAGATGCTGAGAACCATGTTGTCAGGAGCT CAGCAGCAATCTGGATCCACATCCACCCCCAATACCACAGCATCCACCCCTGCTGGATCatccaccaccaccaccacaagTAGCAGTACTTCCTCCTCCTCCACATCCTCCAGCACTGAGCCAGTCATGACTGATGATGTGTTCGCATCTTTGGTTCAGGGAATTAGTGGAATCGTGACTAGAACAGCTCTTGGACAGGGTCCTCCGGAGACCATTGCCAACTTCTTGTCAGGCCTAGGGGAGAGTCATCAAATTGTTCCCGGGGAGG GTTTCATTCATGATGTTTTCAATGTGGCGGCCAACCACTTGACCTTTCCAAACTTGATCCAAGTGTTTTATGGGTCAGGGCAGCCTCTGGATCAGCTGAGGAGGCCCTTACAACAGTTCTTGAGGGACGGAATATTGAATGGGCGAGAGGCCAGTGCCGAGAACATTGTACAGGCTGTCGACACTCTGGTTAATGACATGCAAGAGGAACTCACAGAAACTGCT AGTGTCTCAGAAGTGAAGCCTCACATTGATTTAGTGGAGACCTGGAATAATTTTTTCCGTGCTCAGTTGATAAGCATCATAACCTTTATTATGAGAGCAG AGTCGGATGGAGGTTTTGGCCAGGAGTTGTACAACAGAATAAGAGTGGCCCTGTCTCTGCTGATTGTCCTGACCCGACACTGTCTTGTTGGAGGCATGTCTGGTCTCCAGTCTCTCATACATAATCGATTG CAATACATCACTCGTGGGGTCAATCCCATGATTCAGCAGTGGATGATCAGCGTGACGACACAACAGCTTGATCAGTTCTTGCCCACCATCACAGTGACAGAAGCTGAGATGACTACATACCTAGTCCTGAAAAAAGACAAGAAAGACAAGAAAAAACCAGAGGTGGCCCCAAAACCATCTCCCATGGACACCACTTCTCCAGGTGCCTCACAGCCAGAGGAGAGGGAGATGAAG CAGATGGAGGTAGAATCCTCAAAAGCAGCAGAGGCAGCAGCCCAGCCTAGCACTAGCAGAATGGTAAATGGAAACAACTCCAATGGCTTAAAGCCAGATACTGCTCTCAAACCAGAACCCGCAGGGGCGGCTGTTGGTGCCGAGGGCTGGGAGAAGGAAATCCCCGAG GAGTGGGTTCCAGTTATTAATGGAGATGTTCAAAAGCAGAAACAACAGCGACACCAGCCTCCCTTCAGTGACGCCTACCTAGATGGAATGCCTCCAAAACGAAGACGA CTGATGACACAAGACAGACCTGGAGATCTTGCCAATACATCGCAGTCCCTGACAGATCAGCTGAGTCGAGCAGTGAGGGCGGCGGGGGTGGAGCCCATCAGCAGTATGGAGAACCTGAGGGCAGAAGCCAGCACCAACACCGAGCTCCAGTCAGCGTATGAACAACAGGTCAACAACACCATTGCCCACAGAGTGGCTCATGATAAAGACTATAAGAAAGACAGATTCCCCAATACACAAGCCTTTGTTGATGAAGATGAAAATCAGTAG
- the LOC105343421 gene encoding large proline-rich protein BAG6 isoform X2 has product MIDVTVKTLDSQNKSFSVEEEMTVRQFKEKIADSINISADTQRLIFQGRVMQDEKLLKDYNVHGKVIHVVHRLPPTARPPSSTPGGATPTTRPSAPRDVNSFVIGSVSVPSDSVDADEIQNIVQDAISGMGEMGRNARVSTRTSNDGSSVDVHIHLGQGQVESESQQRINQARQMLRVARENLQLLENRQRGNEESSSPMESSSASPPQSNTSQQAREENSDVAMESDESQTPSQSQSQAEETSSQSQEPSQSNSQSQEPGQNNSQSQQPSQGAAGTSQNGTSQEQPRMVRPRISALGEVLNEVHEINRRFQPFLERYQQLLLDDPELSAQELQENTQLCNLVGEISHAIGHCYHNLSDLMIDLNQPRPRHLYAAFVSPPVQTTLIHQQTIPVHINASPRPRRPNQPMPTTTSTSTSTPTPPTNTSGSQTERTSTQSAGTSTGPTFSSGATGIPPEGSEPLFQMFDMGPDSVTEISAHVIPTERDMPPGSVHVSTAPSTNGNIPAIPPDLIQNIVSSVVMGHIDPSGRIQANVPGGSRTFAEGTMPTLSSTTPSNTTTINSSSTQTGTGPTNSTETQTAATVSNTSGTQTRPRAAAFMMPGLPGGIPPGLHGMSGMPGMGGMRGVDPYLPCSSRHFLRQQVRNAASQGAQVEISMPNMPNLMANVMGQLHTQQSGPRATGPAGASRTTNTASAMGSTPTVRPTASTTTNPTSTSSSTTGPIPNFQFASFPGGPGIPAGVSIQMGSIPGMPLPGMFGPGQIGNLIGNLMGGAQGRFRPGGPVNPPTAGTTPPQGNRPRPASQPPGNTGTPAGGQPTDGQQGEPMFVQMLRTMLSGAQQQSGSTSTPNTTASTPAGSSTTTTTSSSTSSSSTSSSTEPVMTDDVFASLVQGISGIVTRTALGQGPPETIANFLSGLGESHQIVPGEGFIHDVFNVAANHLTFPNLIQVFYGSGQPLDQLRRPLQQFLRDGILNGREASAENIVQAVDTLVNDMQEELTETASVSEVKPHIDLVETWNNFFRAQLISIITFIMRAESDGGFGQELYNRIRVALSLLIVLTRHCLVGGMSGLQSLIHNRLQYITRGVNPMIQQWMISVTTQQLDQFLPTITVTEAEMTTYLVLKKDKKDKKKPEVAPKPSPMDTTSPGASQPEEREMKMEVESSKAAEAAAQPSTSRMVNGNNSNGLKPDTALKPEPAGAAVGAEGWEKEIPEEWVPVINGDVQKQKQQRHQPPFSDAYLDGMPPKRRRLMTQDRPGDLANTSQSLTDQLSRAVRAAGVEPISSMENLRAEASTNTELQSAYEQQVNNTIAHRVAHDKDYKKDRFPNTQAFVDEDENQ; this is encoded by the exons ATGATAGATGTAACAGTGAAGACACTGGACTCTCAAAATAAGAGTTTCAGTGTTGAAGAAGAG atGACTGTCCGCCAGTTTAAAGAGAAAATAGCAGATTCCATT aATATTTCTGCTGACACACAAAGGCTGATTTTTCAAGGAAGAGTAATGCAGGATGAAAAGCTTCTCAAAGATTATA ATGTTCATGGAAAAGTCATACATGTGGTCCACAGACTTCCTCCTACTGCCCGTCCCCCAAGCTCCACCCCAGGAGGTGCCACACCTACAACACGCCCCTCTGCTCCACGGGATGTAAACAGTTTTGTCATTGGATCTGTCTCTGTGCCCTCAGATTCAGTTGATGCTGATGAAATCCAG AATATAGTACAGGATGCTATAAGTGGCATGGGAGAGATGGGAAGAAATGCACGAGTATCAACACGCACTTCT AATGATGGGTCATCTGTAGATGTACACATACACCTTGGTCAAGGACAAGTGGAAAGTGAATCACAACAGAGGATAAATCAGGCCAGACAGATGTTGAGAGTGGCTCGTGAAAACCTGCAATTACTAGAG AATCGACAGAGAGGAAACGAAGAATCTTCATCACCAATGGAAAGTAGCAGTGCGTCACCCCCGCAAAGTAACACTTCTCAACAGGCACGGGAGGAAAACAGTGATGTTGCCATGGAAAGTGATGAGTCACAGACTCCCAGCCAATCACAGTCTCAGGCAGAAGAGACCTCTAGCCAATCACAAGAGCCAAGCCAGAGTAATAGCCAATCACAAGAACCAGGCCAGAACAATAGCCAATCACAACAGCCTAGTCAAGGGGCAGCTGGCACATCTCAGAATGGAACTTCACAAGAGCAACCAAGGATGGT ACGTCCACGCATATCTGCCTTGGGAGAAGTACTGAATGAGGTTCATGAAATAAATCGCAGGTTTCAGCCTTTTCTTGAAAGATATCAACAACTTCTTTTGGATGATCCAGAACTGTCTGCACAG GAACTACAAGAGAACACACAGCTCTGTAATTTGGTGGGAGAAATAAGTCATGCAATAGGTCATTGTTACCACAACTTGAGTGACTTAATGATAGATCTGAATCAGCCACGTCCAAGACACCTGTATGCAGCATTTGTCTCCCCTCCCGTACAGACAACACTAATACACCAACAAACTATACCAGTTCACATCAATGCT TCACCTCGACCAAGAAGGCCAAATCAACCTATGCCGACGACTACATCAACTTCTACATCCACCCCCACTCCTCCTACAAACACTTCTGGATCACAG ACAGAGAGAACAAGTACCCAGTCTGCTGGTACCAGCACTGGACCTACTTTCTCGTCAGGAGCCACAGGAATTCCACCCGAGGGCTCAGAGCCTCTGTTCCAGATGTTTGACATGGGTCCAGATTCGGTGACAGAAATTTCGGCTCATGTTATTCCTACAGAGAGAGATATGCCACCAGGATCTGTACATG TATCTACTGCCCCCTCTACCAATGGCAACATCCCAGCCATCCCTCCAGATCTGATACAGAACATAGTATCCTCTGTAGTCATGGGACACATAG ACCCATCTGGCAGAATTCAAGCAAATGTTCCAGGAGGAAGTAGGACCTTTGCTGAAGGTACCATGCCTACCCTTTCTTCAACTACCCCTAGCAATACAACAACAATCAATTCAAGTTCTACCCAAACTGGCACAGGGCCAACAAACTCTACAGAGACACAGACTGCAGCCACTGTTTCAAACACCTCTGGCACCCAGACTCGTCCTCGTGCTGCAGCGTTTATGATGCCAGGCTTACCTGGTGGAATTCCCCCGGGACTCCATGGTATGTCTGGTATGCCTGGGATGGGAGGAATGCGGGGTGTAGACCCATACTTACCTTGTTCATCAAGACATTTCCTGAGACAACAAGTGAGAAATGCTGCCAGCCAAGGAGCGCAAGTAGAG ATAAGCATGCCAAATATGCCAAACTTAATGGCAAATGTCATGGGTCAGTTACACACCCAGCAAAGTGGGCCCAGAGCCACGGGGCCAGCCGGTGCCTCACGAACCACCAATACAGCATCTGCCATGGGGTCAACACCAACAGTCCGCCCTACTGCCTCTACAACAACCAACCCAACATCCACTTCAAG TTCAACAACAGGCCCAATTCCAAACTTTCAGTTTGCATCATTTCCGGGCGGGCCCGGAATTCCTGCGGGTGTCTCCATACAGATGGGAAGTATTCCTGGAATGCCACTTCCAGGAATGTTTGGTCCAGGACAGATAGGGAATTTAATTGGAAATTTGATGG GAGGAGCACAAGGAAGGTTCAGACCCGGTGGCCCTGTCAACCCCCCTACAGCAGGAACCACCCCTCCCCAGGGTAACAGACCCAGACCTGCATCACAGCCCCCAGGTAACACAGGGACCCCAGCAGGTGGTCAGCCAACCGACGGACAGCAGGGGGAACCCATGTTTGTACAGATGCTGAGAACCATGTTGTCAGGAGCT CAGCAGCAATCTGGATCCACATCCACCCCCAATACCACAGCATCCACCCCTGCTGGATCatccaccaccaccaccacaagTAGCAGTACTTCCTCCTCCTCCACATCCTCCAGCACTGAGCCAGTCATGACTGATGATGTGTTCGCATCTTTGGTTCAGGGAATTAGTGGAATCGTGACTAGAACAGCTCTTGGACAGGGTCCTCCGGAGACCATTGCCAACTTCTTGTCAGGCCTAGGGGAGAGTCATCAAATTGTTCCCGGGGAGG GTTTCATTCATGATGTTTTCAATGTGGCGGCCAACCACTTGACCTTTCCAAACTTGATCCAAGTGTTTTATGGGTCAGGGCAGCCTCTGGATCAGCTGAGGAGGCCCTTACAACAGTTCTTGAGGGACGGAATATTGAATGGGCGAGAGGCCAGTGCCGAGAACATTGTACAGGCTGTCGACACTCTGGTTAATGACATGCAAGAGGAACTCACAGAAACTGCT AGTGTCTCAGAAGTGAAGCCTCACATTGATTTAGTGGAGACCTGGAATAATTTTTTCCGTGCTCAGTTGATAAGCATCATAACCTTTATTATGAGAGCAG AGTCGGATGGAGGTTTTGGCCAGGAGTTGTACAACAGAATAAGAGTGGCCCTGTCTCTGCTGATTGTCCTGACCCGACACTGTCTTGTTGGAGGCATGTCTGGTCTCCAGTCTCTCATACATAATCGATTG CAATACATCACTCGTGGGGTCAATCCCATGATTCAGCAGTGGATGATCAGCGTGACGACACAACAGCTTGATCAGTTCTTGCCCACCATCACAGTGACAGAAGCTGAGATGACTACATACCTAGTCCTGAAAAAAGACAAGAAAGACAAGAAAAAACCAGAGGTGGCCCCAAAACCATCTCCCATGGACACCACTTCTCCAGGTGCCTCACAGCCAGAGGAGAGGGAGATGAAG ATGGAGGTAGAATCCTCAAAAGCAGCAGAGGCAGCAGCCCAGCCTAGCACTAGCAGAATGGTAAATGGAAACAACTCCAATGGCTTAAAGCCAGATACTGCTCTCAAACCAGAACCCGCAGGGGCGGCTGTTGGTGCCGAGGGCTGGGAGAAGGAAATCCCCGAG GAGTGGGTTCCAGTTATTAATGGAGATGTTCAAAAGCAGAAACAACAGCGACACCAGCCTCCCTTCAGTGACGCCTACCTAGATGGAATGCCTCCAAAACGAAGACGA CTGATGACACAAGACAGACCTGGAGATCTTGCCAATACATCGCAGTCCCTGACAGATCAGCTGAGTCGAGCAGTGAGGGCGGCGGGGGTGGAGCCCATCAGCAGTATGGAGAACCTGAGGGCAGAAGCCAGCACCAACACCGAGCTCCAGTCAGCGTATGAACAACAGGTCAACAACACCATTGCCCACAGAGTGGCTCATGATAAAGACTATAAGAAAGACAGATTCCCCAATACACAAGCCTTTGTTGATGAAGATGAAAATCAGTAG